From Bacteroides uniformis:
CCAGGAGTTTCCATCGCTGTGAAGGGTACGACTCGAGGAGTTATTACGGATATGAATGGCGCTTTCCAGCTGAAAGTAAGCAAGGGGGAAACTCTTGTATTTTCCTATGTGGGCTATGATGAACAGCAAATCCTGATTACTAATCAAAAGATTCTTAACATCCGGATGGAACCGACCACCATGGGGCTGGATGAAGTGGTGGTTGTAGGTTATGGTACCCAATCCAAGCGTACCGTAACATCCGCCATCAGCAAGGTGGATGGAGAAACATTGAAGGCAACTCCTATCAATACTGTGGGAGAAGGGCTGAAGGGTAAAATTGCGGGTGTACGCGTGTACAATGAGAACAATACTCCGGGTGCAGAGGCTACGTTCTTGATTCGTGGTGGTTCATCTATCAGTCAGAGTAATTCTCCTCTTATATTAGTTGATGGCGTAGAGCGCAGTACAGCGGGTATCAATCCCAATGACATCGAATCTATCGAAGTCTTGAAGGATGCCGCTTCTTCTGCTATTTATGGTTCGCGTGCATCGAATGGAGTTGTCCTGATTACGACAAGAAAAGGAAAAAGCGGTGCTCCTCGAGTGACGTTTGAGGCTTCCTTTGCAAACGAGAATGTGGAGCGGATGATTGAGTATCTGGATGCTACCCAAGCTGTTACTATCATGCGCGATCGTTGGGCTTCCGGACCCAGTCCGGAAAAGTTATACCTTGACGGATATGCTTATAGTTCCGGCAATACGGATGCTTCCAAGTTTTCTACCCGTTACCTGAGGGATGGAGAGAGCATTCCGGCAGGATGGAAGTCTGTGGCTGATCCGTTGGATCCCAGTAAGACTTTGATTTTTGAAGATAATGATTGGGCCAGTACTTGTTTCAAGAATGCTCTTTGGCAAAATTATTATGTGGGGATAGAAGGAGGTACGGAGAAATTGAGCTATGTGGGCAGTATTGGCTATATGAAAGATTCCGGTGTAGGTGTAGGCACGGCATTCGACCGTTTTAACGCCCGTACTAATGTAACTGCCAAAATCAGAGAGAACCTGACTTTCAGTAGCAACATAGATTACAGCCAGACGAATAGCGAAGAGTATGCCAGTCAGTATCAGGTGATTTCCCGTGGACTGATGACCCCGGCCGTTCAACGTAAATATTGGGTGTCTGACAATGAATGGTACGGAACCCCGACGCCAGGTCCAAACTCTTCGTCTCCGAATCCGAGCTTCTACTCGTATTTTAATGATAACAATCAGCGTACCAACCGTTTGGGGTTAGTCGGCTCTCTTGATTGGGAAGTTTTGAAAGGATGGCATGCTGTGGGCACCGCTTCTTTGTTTACGCAAAACAGCCATGGAGATACATTCATGCGTGCCAACCCGATGAATGGAACGCGGAAGGCGACTACCAACATGACGGATGAGCAACGGAAGAAACTGGAATTCTACACCAGCTATACAAGAACGTTTGCCGATAAACACAGCATCAGTGCGATGGTAGGATATTCCTATCAGCAATATTTGTACAAGTATGTGTATGCTGCCACTACCGGACACAGCTCCGACAAGATACCGACATTGAACGGAGGTTCTGTTTATTCCGATGCAACGTCGACCAAGCAGGAAGATGTGAATATCGGTTATTTCGGCCGATTGAACTATGATTATCTGAAAAGATATATGTTGACTGCTACTTTCCGTGAGGACGGCTCTTCCCGTTTTGCCAAAGGCAACCAATGGGGATTCTTCCCCGGATTGTCTGTCGGATGGGTTATGAGTGATGAGCCTTTTATGCAGAATATCGGTTTTATAAGTAATTTGAAGTGGCGTGGCAGTTATGGGCAGACCGGTAACAACTCCATCGGCTATTACGATGCATTAGGATTGTATGCCATTACCACCAGTTACGATCAAAGTGCTGCGACCGTTTCTTCGGCCATGCCTAACAAGGCTCTTGAATGGGAGACTTCCACACAATTGGATTTAGGTTTTGATTTAGGCTTGTTCAAGAACCGCATCATATTGGGTATAGACTATTTCAATAAGATTACGGATAACCTGATTACTTCCAAAGTATTGCCCAATACGTCGGGATACGGTTCCATCCTTACCAATCTTGGAAAAGTACGTTTCCGTGGTTTCGATGCTGAAATAACAACACGTAACATTGTCAAGAAGGATTTCACGTGGGAATCTAAATTCACCATTACTTACGTAAAGAACAAGGTGCTTAAACTGCCCGAAAACGGACGGGACAAGAACCGCCAGGGAGGATACTCTGTAAAAATGCAGGATGGCACGACCAAAGAATTCGGAGGTGTTGCCGAGGGTGAACCGTTGGGGCGTTTCTATGGATATAAGAAAGACTTTATCATTACAACTCCCGAGCAGGCTGCCAATGCCCGTTATGACACCTCATCCAAAGGTTGGGACTGGACCACGAAACAGAAACTGGGTGTCGGAAAAAAGACTATCGGAGACTATGAGTGGAAAGACCTGAACGGAGACGATATCATCAACAGCAATGATATGTTCCTGCTGGGAAATACGATTCCCCATACCACCGGAGGTTTGAACAATACTTTCACTTACAAGGGCTTCACATTGAATGTCTATCTTGATTTTGCTTTGGGGCACTCCATTTCCAATGGTTATCTGCAACGCCAGATGTGTAATTTCATGAATGGAAACACCAGCCTGCCTGCTGAAATCCTAAAATGCTGGAATGTGGGGGATGACCCGAGTAAGGCCAAGTATGCCCGTTTCTCAGGCAATGACTCCGATGAGTTGAATAAGAATTTCCGGGACAACTCCGATGTTTTCACCCAGAAAGCCGATTATCTCTGTATCCGTGAAATCTCTCTGCAATATGCTCTGCCTCAGGCATTGCTGGCAAAGATTGGTCTGAAAGGGCTGGTATTGACCCTGGCCGGAAACAATCTGCATTATTT
This genomic window contains:
- a CDS encoding SusC/RagA family TonB-linked outer membrane protein; translation: MRKIFHFHLITFLLFCPFLLWAQEFNLSGVVVDNTGETLPGVSIAVKGTTRGVITDMNGAFQLKVSKGETLVFSYVGYDEQQILITNQKILNIRMEPTTMGLDEVVVVGYGTQSKRTVTSAISKVDGETLKATPINTVGEGLKGKIAGVRVYNENNTPGAEATFLIRGGSSISQSNSPLILVDGVERSTAGINPNDIESIEVLKDAASSAIYGSRASNGVVLITTRKGKSGAPRVTFEASFANENVERMIEYLDATQAVTIMRDRWASGPSPEKLYLDGYAYSSGNTDASKFSTRYLRDGESIPAGWKSVADPLDPSKTLIFEDNDWASTCFKNALWQNYYVGIEGGTEKLSYVGSIGYMKDSGVGVGTAFDRFNARTNVTAKIRENLTFSSNIDYSQTNSEEYASQYQVISRGLMTPAVQRKYWVSDNEWYGTPTPGPNSSSPNPSFYSYFNDNNQRTNRLGLVGSLDWEVLKGWHAVGTASLFTQNSHGDTFMRANPMNGTRKATTNMTDEQRKKLEFYTSYTRTFADKHSISAMVGYSYQQYLYKYVYAATTGHSSDKIPTLNGGSVYSDATSTKQEDVNIGYFGRLNYDYLKRYMLTATFREDGSSRFAKGNQWGFFPGLSVGWVMSDEPFMQNIGFISNLKWRGSYGQTGNNSIGYYDALGLYAITTSYDQSAATVSSAMPNKALEWETSTQLDLGFDLGLFKNRIILGIDYFNKITDNLITSKVLPNTSGYGSILTNLGKVRFRGFDAEITTRNIVKKDFTWESKFTITYVKNKVLKLPENGRDKNRQGGYSVKMQDGTTKEFGGVAEGEPLGRFYGYKKDFIITTPEQAANARYDTSSKGWDWTTKQKLGVGKKTIGDYEWKDLNGDDIINSNDMFLLGNTIPHTTGGLNNTFTYKGFTLNVYLDFALGHSISNGYLQRQMCNFMNGNTSLPAEILKCWNVGDDPSKAKYARFSGNDSDELNKNFRDNSDVFTQKADYLCIREISLQYALPQALLAKIGLKGLVLTLAGNNLHYFTEVIGLSPEVGASSTYSGSFNTYPPIRKFSIGCKVTL